A part of Winslowiella toletana genomic DNA contains:
- the mreC gene encoding rod shape-determining protein MreC, producing the protein MKPIFSRGPSLQLRLFLAVIVAIGVIVADSRIGAFTQIRTYMDTAVSPFYFLANGPRQILDNVSATLASRQQLELENKALQRELFLKNSELLMLGQFKQENARLRELLGSPLRQDEHKMVTQVISTGTDPYTDQMVIDKGSVNGVYEGQPVISDKGVVGQVVAVGKVTSRVLLICDASHALPIQVLRNDIRVIAAGNGCTEDLQLEHLPGNTDIRVGDVLVTSGLGGRFPEGYPVGVVSSVKVDTQRAYTVIQARPTAGLQRLRYLLLLWGSDSHGDMPMAPDEVHRVANERLMQMMPQVLPAADAMGPPAPPVQTAPAEATPPAASSRPNSASSRGGQP; encoded by the coding sequence ATGAAGCCGATTTTCAGCAGGGGTCCCTCCCTGCAGCTGCGCCTCTTTTTGGCGGTTATTGTGGCAATTGGAGTTATCGTTGCCGACAGTCGAATTGGGGCCTTTACCCAAATTCGCACCTATATGGACACCGCAGTCAGTCCGTTCTATTTTCTGGCCAACGGGCCACGTCAAATTCTGGACAACGTTTCTGCCACGTTGGCCTCACGTCAGCAGTTAGAGCTGGAAAACAAAGCGCTTCAGCGCGAACTCTTCCTGAAAAACAGTGAGTTGTTGATGCTTGGTCAGTTTAAGCAGGAGAACGCGCGTCTGCGTGAACTGCTTGGCTCACCGCTGCGCCAGGATGAGCATAAAATGGTCACTCAGGTGATCTCGACCGGCACCGATCCTTACACCGATCAGATGGTTATCGATAAAGGCAGCGTAAATGGCGTTTACGAAGGCCAGCCGGTGATCAGCGACAAAGGCGTGGTGGGGCAGGTGGTTGCGGTCGGTAAAGTGACCAGCCGGGTGCTGCTGATTTGTGATGCTTCTCATGCGTTGCCGATTCAGGTGCTGCGTAATGATATTCGGGTGATTGCCGCCGGTAATGGCTGTACCGAAGATCTGCAACTGGAACATCTGCCAGGCAATACCGATATTCGCGTTGGCGATGTACTGGTGACCTCAGGCCTGGGCGGTCGCTTCCCGGAAGGTTATCCGGTGGGCGTGGTCTCCTCGGTTAAAGTGGATACCCAACGTGCATATACCGTCATTCAGGCGCGGCCAACCGCCGGTCTGCAACGTCTGCGTTATCTGCTGCTGCTGTGGGGTTCTGACAGCCATGGCGATATGCCAATGGCGCCGGATGAAGTGCATCGGGTAGCCAATGAGCGTCTGATGCAGATGATGCCGCAGGTGCTGCCAGCCGCTGATGCGATGGGGCCGCCTGCGCCACCGGTGCAAACCGCGCCGGCAGAAGCTACGCCGCCCGCCGCCAGCAGTCGTCCGAATAGTGCATCCAGTCGTGGAGGCCAGCCTTGA
- the mreB gene encoding rod shape-determining protein MreB translates to MFKKFRGMFSNDLSIDLGTANTLIYVKGQGIVLNEPSVVAIRQDRAGSPKSVAAVGHDAKQMLGRTPGNIAAIRPMKDGVIADFFVTEKMLQHFIKQVHSNSFMRPSPRVLVCVPVGATQVERRAIRESAQGAGAREVFLIEEPMAAAIGAGLPVSEATGSMVVDIGGGTTEVAVISLNGVVYSSSVRIGGDRFDEAIINYVRRNYGSLIGEATAERIKHSIGSAYPGDEVMEIEVRGRNLAEGVPRGFTLNSNEILEALQEPLTGIVSAVMVALEQCPPELASDISERGMVLTGGGALLRNLDRLLMEETGIPVVVAEDPLTCVARGGGKALEMIDMHGGDLFSEE, encoded by the coding sequence ATGTTTAAAAAATTTCGCGGCATGTTTTCCAACGACTTGTCCATCGACCTGGGTACCGCCAATACCCTTATTTATGTCAAAGGGCAGGGCATCGTTCTTAACGAGCCTTCTGTCGTTGCTATTCGTCAGGATCGTGCCGGCTCCCCAAAGAGCGTAGCGGCTGTAGGTCATGATGCAAAACAGATGCTGGGCCGTACGCCGGGCAATATCGCCGCTATCCGTCCAATGAAAGATGGCGTTATCGCCGATTTCTTCGTGACCGAGAAAATGCTGCAGCATTTTATCAAGCAAGTTCACAGCAACAGTTTTATGCGCCCCAGCCCACGAGTGCTGGTGTGTGTGCCGGTCGGAGCAACGCAAGTTGAACGCCGCGCCATTCGCGAATCTGCCCAGGGTGCAGGCGCGCGTGAAGTTTTCCTGATTGAAGAGCCGATGGCCGCCGCGATTGGCGCCGGTCTGCCGGTTTCAGAAGCGACCGGTTCAATGGTGGTGGATATTGGTGGTGGTACCACTGAAGTGGCGGTGATCTCGCTGAACGGCGTGGTTTACTCCTCTTCTGTGCGTATTGGTGGTGACCGCTTCGACGAAGCGATCATTAATTACGTGCGCCGTAACTACGGCTCACTGATTGGTGAAGCGACCGCTGAGCGTATCAAACACAGTATTGGCTCGGCCTATCCGGGTGATGAAGTGATGGAAATTGAAGTGCGCGGACGTAACCTTGCTGAAGGTGTGCCGCGTGGTTTCACGCTGAACTCCAACGAAATCCTTGAAGCGCTGCAGGAGCCGTTAACCGGTATCGTCAGTGCGGTAATGGTTGCCCTGGAACAGTGTCCGCCGGAACTGGCGTCCGACATTTCCGAGCGCGGTATGGTGCTCACCGGAGGTGGCGCATTGCTGCGTAACCTCGATCGTCTGCTGATGGAAGAGACCGGGATTCCGGTTGTGGTTGCAGAAGATCCGCTGACCTGTGTCGCACGCGGCGGTGGTAAAGCGTTGGAGATGATCGACATGCACGGCGGCGATTTGTTCAGCGAAGAATAA
- the csrD gene encoding RNase E specificity factor CsrD translates to MRLTTKLSAFIALLSALAMLLMLTGCALSFFYLSNQRVEHRVQTMVTEIDLALLNEPVASLEPWLRRMMPLLNIERIDILDGLRTQLSLQRHQNALIEDEPNRFRQAEIPLLKHPALSVRIVWLDPANTWFRSFIGASTMIAVAIVATIMMLILLLSHRWLYRQLKGLESLESRAQKVILGERASVERGAIHEWPAKASSAIDLLLNDVQEAGEQRIRVDTLIRAFAAQDAKTGLNNRLFFDNQLATLLEDAEAVGAHGVVMMIRVPDFDTLRERSGNLVVEDYLFDLVNMLSTFVMRYPGALLARYFRSDFAVLLPHRTLKDAGSIASQLITAVDSLPPTRALDREDMIHIGISAWRSGQTTQQVMENVELATRHAALLGGNNWSVGEGNTSEVGRGSVRWRTLLEHTLTLGGPRLYQKPAVTREGLVHHREMLMRIFDGEKELLADEFMPLVQQMGMAESYDRQLVTRIATLLNVWPDETLALPVTVDALLQRPFQRWLRDTLLQCTKTQRKRILFELAEADVCQHINRLQPVFRLLQGFGSRIAVNQAGLTVVSTAYLKQFKVEIIKLHPALVRDIERRTENQLFVQSLIEVCKATPTRVFAAGVRTRAEWQALSGLGVAGGQGDFFAASQPVNSNVKKYSQRYRV, encoded by the coding sequence ATGCGATTAACCACAAAACTATCTGCGTTTATTGCATTGCTCAGCGCGCTGGCGATGTTGCTGATGTTAACCGGCTGCGCGCTCAGCTTCTTTTATCTCAGCAATCAGCGCGTAGAACATCGCGTACAAACAATGGTGACGGAGATTGATCTGGCGCTGCTTAATGAGCCGGTCGCCAGCCTGGAGCCCTGGCTGCGCCGCATGATGCCGCTGCTGAACATCGAACGTATTGATATTCTCGATGGTCTGCGCACGCAGTTATCGTTGCAGCGTCACCAGAACGCGCTGATTGAAGACGAGCCTAACCGTTTTCGCCAGGCGGAGATCCCGTTATTAAAACATCCTGCGTTAAGCGTCCGTATTGTCTGGCTGGATCCGGCGAACACCTGGTTCCGCTCGTTTATCGGCGCCTCGACGATGATCGCCGTCGCTATTGTGGCGACAATTATGATGCTGATTCTGCTGCTGTCGCACCGCTGGCTCTACCGCCAGCTAAAAGGGCTGGAGAGTCTGGAGAGCCGCGCGCAGAAAGTGATTCTTGGTGAGCGCGCCAGTGTGGAGCGCGGCGCGATTCATGAGTGGCCAGCGAAAGCCAGCAGTGCCATCGATCTGCTGCTGAACGATGTTCAGGAGGCGGGTGAGCAGCGTATTCGCGTCGATACCCTGATCCGCGCCTTTGCCGCGCAGGATGCGAAAACCGGGCTGAATAACCGGCTGTTCTTTGATAATCAGCTGGCTACCTTGCTGGAAGATGCCGAGGCCGTCGGCGCTCATGGCGTGGTGATGATGATTCGCGTGCCGGACTTCGATACCCTGCGCGAACGCAGCGGCAATCTGGTGGTTGAGGATTATCTGTTTGACCTGGTGAATATGTTGTCGACCTTTGTGATGCGCTATCCGGGGGCGTTGCTGGCGCGCTATTTCCGCAGCGATTTCGCCGTGCTGCTGCCGCACCGCACGCTAAAAGATGCCGGCAGTATCGCCAGCCAGCTGATTACCGCGGTAGATTCACTGCCGCCAACGCGCGCGCTGGACCGCGAAGATATGATCCATATCGGCATCAGCGCCTGGCGCAGCGGGCAGACGACCCAGCAGGTGATGGAAAATGTGGAGCTGGCGACCCGGCATGCGGCGCTGCTCGGCGGGAATAACTGGTCAGTGGGCGAAGGCAACACCAGTGAGGTGGGGCGCGGCAGCGTCAGGTGGCGTACCCTGCTGGAACATACCCTGACCCTGGGCGGACCGCGCTTGTATCAGAAACCGGCAGTGACGCGCGAAGGGCTGGTGCATCATCGCGAGATGCTGATGCGGATTTTCGATGGCGAGAAAGAGCTACTGGCGGATGAATTTATGCCGCTGGTGCAACAGATGGGTATGGCGGAAAGTTACGATCGTCAGCTGGTAACCCGCATAGCCACACTGTTAAATGTCTGGCCGGATGAAACCCTGGCGCTGCCAGTGACTGTTGACGCGTTATTACAGCGGCCGTTCCAGCGCTGGCTGCGCGATACCTTGCTGCAATGCACTAAAACGCAAAGAAAACGTATTTTATTTGAACTTGCAGAAGCAGATGTGTGTCAACACATCAATCGGCTGCAGCCTGTGTTCCGGTTGCTGCAGGGTTTTGGCAGCCGCATCGCGGTAAATCAGGCTGGATTGACGGTCGTCAGTACAGCCTATCTGAAGCAGTTTAAAGTGGAAATTATTAAGCTGCATCCGGCGCTGGTGCGCGATATTGAGCGTCGCACAGAAAATCAGCTATTTGTGCAGAGTTTGATCGAGGTTTGTAAAGCGACGCCGACGCGAGTTTTTGCCGCTGGAGTCAGGACACGAGCCGAATGGCAGGCGTTGTCGGGACTGGGGGTGGCGGGTGGTCAGGGTGACTTTTTTGCCGCCTCACAGCCGGTAAACAGCAACGTGAAAAAATATTCACAAAGATATCGAGTTTAG